The DNA region GAATTATTGTCGGTCTTTTTTCCTGGCATTTTCGTTTTCGTTCTCTTTTTGTGGTTATTATTGCGGCGCTGGTTTCTGCCCTTGTTAGTTCATTATTGGGTACCGTGATAACTGTATTTGTTTTCGGCGGAGTCAGCGGAGGGGTTATCGACGCTTTTGTTGCAGGTATGGCAACTTCCGGTAGAGAAATTTTTTCATCCACGTTCCTTGTCAGGCTTCCGGTCAACATTGGCGATAAATTGTTCAGCGCCTTTCTCATCCGGATTTTCCTGCTGTTATTTCCGGAACGGTGGAAAGGCTATGCTTAATGAGGAAGTTCTTTGCCGCTTTATTTTTTTCTCTCGTTATTTGTGCTCCGGAGATTTTTTGTCTACAGAATCTGACGGTAGTGGGGGGAGCAAACGGTAACGTTCCCTATGAATACCTTGATGACAAGGGCCGCCCCAGGGGAATACTGGTGGATATATGGGATCTTTGGTCAAAAGAAAGTGGGGTTGAGGTTTCCTATCTCCTGGTTGATAACATCAAAGATGTCATTGATCTTGCCGGAAAAGATACATCCGGTCCTATTGTGCTTGCTCATGATCGTATCCCCGGTTTTTCCGATGATGCCGGCCGGTTTGAACATGGTGAGGTCTATTATGAGGTTCGACCTTCCATTTTCTATCACAAAAGGATCAGCGGTATTGTCAGGATTGAGGAGATGGCCGGATATGTGGTGGGGGTTGCTGCCGATTCCGGGATAGAAGAGCCCCTTGCAGAGGCGTATCCTTATTTGGTGATCAGAAGCTATGACAGCCGACAGGCATTGTTGGCTGCCGTCCTGAGCCATCAAATTCATCTTTTTGTCGGTTACCCCCCCTCAATTATTCATGAGATTGGTATCACCGGAAATGCTCGTGCATTTCGTTCGGGGAAGGCTCTTTCGTTTTCAATGCCCTTTGCACCTGTGCTGGTAAAGGGCCCGAAAGAGCTTCTGGAAAATATTCAAGAAGGCTTTTCCTCAATGAACGCCTTTGCTCGCAGTCTTGCAATTCACCGGCAAACTGGTTTCTTCAGGGGATGGTCGATCCGCTGGCCGCTAATAGCAGCGGTGGGCCTCGTTCTTATGGTTGGCTTGCTTTTTTCTCTCTTTTGGTTCTGGAAGCTTCAATTGGACAATCGCATTCGTCAGGCAACCGATGCTCTTGTCGAGCAGCGTCGGCAGTTGGAGACTTCCAGGGATGCACTGGCACATGCCCTTCGTGAGAAAGAAATTCTTCTCAAGGAGATTCATCATCGAGTTAAAAACAATCTCCAGATTATTTCAAGCTTGGCCAATCTTATCCGGAATACAGGAGGTACCACCGACGAGGGACGGGATCCCTTTGCCGAACTTCAGAGCCGTGTTGTATCGATGGCGAAAGTACATGAAGTGATCTATACCAACGAGCAGTTCGAGCAGGTTCCTCTGCGGGATCTCATTAAGGAGATAAGTGAATTGCTTATCTCTTCCATCGGGATGGGCCTGGCTATTCGTTTGTCGGTCACGTGCGATAACCTTGCCATAAATGTTGGTGATGCGACGGCTTTTTCTCTGATTATTCACGAGGCGGTGACGAATGCAATTAAACATGCCTTTGCTTCGGGGAGAAATAATATACTAGAAATTCTTGTACGCGAGATTAACAATACGGTTGTTTTGTGCATAAAAGATAATGGTGCGGGCTTTCCAGCTGAACTTGATTTTGACGGAAAGAATCATTTGGGACTTTTCATGATAAAGCAGCTGGCTACACAATTACGCGGCGAACTTGCATTGGATAATTGCGGGTACGAAGGTTCCGGTGCTCAGATAACGGTAAGATTTCCCCTGCCGGAAGCCCGCTTTGGGGGGCTTCCGGAGGGGAATAATAGAGACTACCTGCGACGATAGCCTCCCATTCCAGGCGCAGGCACCATATGGTTCGAATCATCGTAATCTGATTCGAAACAGCCCCATTCCTCATGGAATCTTCCGGGACCTCCGGGACCCATATGGCCGTAGAAGCGGGAAAGGTCATATGTCTGACCGTCTATGGTCGCTTTCACCAAGCGAAGATAGACCGCATCACTTGTAGTTCTTGCCGGCCGCCAGTTTGCGGGAGCAACAAATCCCTCAACGCTTACATTTTCTCCATTGGAAAGTTCAAGACTGTCTGCTAGAAACATGGGGAACATCAAGCGATAGATTTTCCCGTCGTCTCCTTTCAACTCGGGAAAGCCTGAAAAGCTTGCATAGATCTTTCCGCTTACGGTTACTGTTTGGTAAGGATTGCCCTGAAAGTCTTCATCTTCCTGGGCTCCCTCTGCAAAAAGGGTAGAGCCGGAAGAAAAAATCATTCCAGCAGCAATAATGAACATGATCGTGTATCTTTTCATTGAACGCCTCCTTCGGTTTTCGTTGTCTGATACCAATAATAGGCCGGTGATGTGAACCGAATGTGAACGGCTTGTGTTACTGTTGCGAATTTTGGCAGTGAATCACCACCAGGATTCCTGACACTACCTGATACCGCCCTTGCTCCCCGCCAGTGGAACATGGTACCATCCCACTCTCTCGGAAGGAGTGTTTGTATGGACATCCTTGAACAGATCAAAAGTGAGTATCCCAACTACAACAGCACCAGAAAGCGTATTGCTTCGTTTATTTTGGAAAATCCGACTCGCTGCTGTTTTCTCTCTTTGAAGGAATTTGCTGAAGAGGCTCGTTCTACCGAGGTCACTGTTCTCAATTTTTGCCGTTCTCTGGGGCTCGGACGCTATGTCGAACTAAAAAAAGCTTTGCAATCGCATGTATTAATCTGGACACGACCCGCGGATCGAATGAAGGCCCTTGCAAGTCGAAGCAGCGACAGTAACGAATTGTTCGACCAGGTGGTTAAGTCGGAGCAAAAAGCCCTGCGAGCGACCTTTGAGCATAACGGTCCCAAGCAAATTCTTTCTTTCATTCAGATGATACGGAAGGCTCGC from Sediminispirochaeta bajacaliforniensis DSM 16054 includes:
- a CDS encoding ECF transporter S component, whose translation is MKIRAGQLLLERPGLIFILFLGMGINLVGYYIVYWLELPLFLDSVGTFLAAAVLGPWLGAACGLFSNLLIGLIDNPVMIPFALVNIVIGIIVGLFSWHFRFRSLFVVIIAALVSALVSSLLGTVITVFVFGGVSGGVIDAFVAGMATSGREIFSSTFLVRLPVNIGDKLFSAFLIRIFLLLFPERWKGYA
- a CDS encoding sensor histidine kinase, with protein sequence MRKFFAALFFSLVICAPEIFCLQNLTVVGGANGNVPYEYLDDKGRPRGILVDIWDLWSKESGVEVSYLLVDNIKDVIDLAGKDTSGPIVLAHDRIPGFSDDAGRFEHGEVYYEVRPSIFYHKRISGIVRIEEMAGYVVGVAADSGIEEPLAEAYPYLVIRSYDSRQALLAAVLSHQIHLFVGYPPSIIHEIGITGNARAFRSGKALSFSMPFAPVLVKGPKELLENIQEGFSSMNAFARSLAIHRQTGFFRGWSIRWPLIAAVGLVLMVGLLFSLFWFWKLQLDNRIRQATDALVEQRRQLETSRDALAHALREKEILLKEIHHRVKNNLQIISSLANLIRNTGGTTDEGRDPFAELQSRVVSMAKVHEVIYTNEQFEQVPLRDLIKEISELLISSIGMGLAIRLSVTCDNLAINVGDATAFSLIIHEAVTNAIKHAFASGRNNILEILVREINNTVVLCIKDNGAGFPAELDFDGKNHLGLFMIKQLATQLRGELALDNCGYEGSGAQITVRFPLPEARFGGLPEGNNRDYLRR